Proteins from a single region of Colias croceus chromosome Z, ilColCroc2.1:
- the LOC123705369 gene encoding uncharacterized protein LOC123705369 isoform X2, translating into MICMAIVRDRTIQLLRACVVITQAYTTQFSNINDVSFRLYYNDSAPADYQAPGFVRMREEDHLKPTIQDNLRLGWVETPYHKIVTYSFYKQPSRAMRQIQQRIHQSKCLLMIWNYQSLCILRRTLELCWEVQTIGARDLMDKFVISESNAANLMQLLHSNKIIQQNSQSNLTTRQKIEKDQLKILMSNFFHTTEDNIVDLLLTEFASQESVPDPISGALNLTEKISIKRKEKRAQKRRIEIEDKAMIARTGVKFKLARVVLKRLLI; encoded by the exons GTTAGGGACAGAACTATCCAGTTACTTAGAGCTTGTGTGGTCATCACGCAGGCATACACAACACAGTTTTCTAACATTAATGATGTTAGCTTCCGCCTTTATTACAATGata GTGCACCAGCGGACTACCAAGCACCAGGTTTCGTGAGAATGAGAGAAGAAGACCACCTGAAGCCAACAATTCAAGACAATCTAAGACTTGGTTGGGTGGAAACGCCATACCATAAAATTGTGACTTACTCCTTCTATAAGCAACCTAGTAGGGCTATGAGGCAAat CCAACAGAGAATCCACCAGAGCAAGTGCTTACTAATGATATGGAACTATCAg AGTCTATGCATTTTACGTCGAACATTGGAGCTGTGTTGGGAAGTCCAAACCATTGGAGCCCGGGACTTGATGGACAAATTCGTTATATCTGAGTCCAACGCTGCTAATCTCATGCAGTTACTTCATTCCAATAAAATTATCCAACAAAATTCACAATCCAA TCTAACAACACGTCAGAAAATAGAAAAAGAccagttaaaaatattgatgtcCAACTTCTTCCACACTACCGAGGATAACATAGTCGATCTACTATTAACCGAATTCGCTTCCCAAGAAAGTGTACCAGATCCCATTTCTGGTGCTCTAAATCTCACGGAAAAGATTTCAATCAAGAGAAAAGAGAAACGAGCTCAAAAAAGAAGGATTGAGATTGAAGATAAGGCAATGATCGCCAGGACTggtgttaaatttaaattggctAGAGTTGTACTAAAAAGATTGTTGatataa
- the LOC123705368 gene encoding uncharacterized protein LOC123705368: MESVNVITIPSDMLKLIPLFGGDKRILNLFFRKCEYIINKFRGHEEQNIYVLHAITSRLIGDAAALLSEREDINTWPALKELLEQHFGDPRSEDCTKISLESCKIKSGESYLEFCNRIQNIRSLLISKVNLSVDTEIKRAKIAIYNHTALNVFLYNLPESMVRIVRLKSPSTLEQALEIVLEEVNFHEQYQSRNRIHNNTTVPKQTPNVTVPQFLQNNSQQRFNFGIPNFGYRPSFNQNPQFGYRPPQTLGMKPQNFGQRPPQNNHFETTDVSMRTAPPRPQNITQPGFRVNETDLLYNDNYYYDYNPYDYTNYYSYNPYDYTNYYGCNPYDTNYEYDENEIYTPTDDTQDINVLPSDEKNFQTKASTKKKS, translated from the exons ATGGAAAGCGTAAACGTAATAACAATTCCGAGTGATATGTTAAAGCTTATTCCTCTTTTTGGTGGAGACAaaagaattttgaatttattctttcgaaaatgtgaatatataattaataaatttagaggGCATGAAGAACagaatatttacgttttacaTGCCATAACTAGTAGATTAATAGGCGATGCCGCCGCGTTATTATCCGAGCGCGAAGACATTAATACTTGGCCCGCTTTAAAGGAATTACTAGAACAGCATTTTGGTGATCCGCGTAGTGAGGATTGCACAAAAATCTCTCTCGAGTCCTGTAAAATTAAATCCGGCGAAAGTTACCTTGAATTTTGTAATAGGATACAGAATATTCGATCATTATTAATATCGAAGGTAAATTTATCAGTAGATACGGAAATTAAACGCGCGAAAATTGCGATTTATAATCATACAGCCCTAAACGTTTTCTTGTATAATTTACCCGAAAGCATGGTGCGTATTGTAAGACTAAAATCACCTAGTACATTAGAACAGGCTTTAGAAATCGTTTTAGAAGAAGTTAATTTTCACGAGCAATACCAATCACGCAATCGTATCCACAATAATACAACGGTGCCGAAGCAAACGCCTAACGTTACGGTGCcccaatttttacaaaataattctcaacaaagatttaattttgGGATACCAAAT TTCGGGTATAGGCCTTCATTCAATCAAAATCCACAATTTGGTTATAGGCCTCCTCAAACTCTTGGTATGAAGCCACAGAATTTCGGTCAAAGACCTCCTCAAAATAACCACTTTGAGACTACTGACGTTTCCATGAGGACGGCACCCCCTCGACCACAAAATATAACTCAGCCAGGTTTTAGAGTGAACGAAACCGACTTACTGTATAATGACAATTATTACTATGACTACAATCCTTACGACTATACGAATTACTATAGCTATAATCCTTACGACTATACGAATTACTATGGCTGTAATCCTTACGATACGAATTACGAATACGATGAGAATGAGATTTATACACCCACTGACGATACTCAAGACATTAATGTGCTTCCGTCTgatgaaaaaaattttcaaacgaAAGCCTCTACCAAGAAAAAATCATAG
- the LOC123705369 gene encoding uncharacterized protein LOC123705369 isoform X1: MNIHSKNRNSIKNTMRFSLENVRDRTIQLLRACVVITQAYTTQFSNINDVSFRLYYNDSAPADYQAPGFVRMREEDHLKPTIQDNLRLGWVETPYHKIVTYSFYKQPSRAMRQIQQRIHQSKCLLMIWNYQSLCILRRTLELCWEVQTIGARDLMDKFVISESNAANLMQLLHSNKIIQQNSQSNLTTRQKIEKDQLKILMSNFFHTTEDNIVDLLLTEFASQESVPDPISGALNLTEKISIKRKEKRAQKRRIEIEDKAMIARTGVKFKLARVVLKRLLI, from the exons ATGAACATTCACTCCAAGAACCGGAACAGTATCAAAAACACAATGCGGTTTTCTTTGGAAAATGTTAGGGACAGAACTATCCAGTTACTTAGAGCTTGTGTGGTCATCACGCAGGCATACACAACACAGTTTTCTAACATTAATGATGTTAGCTTCCGCCTTTATTACAATGata GTGCACCAGCGGACTACCAAGCACCAGGTTTCGTGAGAATGAGAGAAGAAGACCACCTGAAGCCAACAATTCAAGACAATCTAAGACTTGGTTGGGTGGAAACGCCATACCATAAAATTGTGACTTACTCCTTCTATAAGCAACCTAGTAGGGCTATGAGGCAAat CCAACAGAGAATCCACCAGAGCAAGTGCTTACTAATGATATGGAACTATCAg AGTCTATGCATTTTACGTCGAACATTGGAGCTGTGTTGGGAAGTCCAAACCATTGGAGCCCGGGACTTGATGGACAAATTCGTTATATCTGAGTCCAACGCTGCTAATCTCATGCAGTTACTTCATTCCAATAAAATTATCCAACAAAATTCACAATCCAA TCTAACAACACGTCAGAAAATAGAAAAAGAccagttaaaaatattgatgtcCAACTTCTTCCACACTACCGAGGATAACATAGTCGATCTACTATTAACCGAATTCGCTTCCCAAGAAAGTGTACCAGATCCCATTTCTGGTGCTCTAAATCTCACGGAAAAGATTTCAATCAAGAGAAAAGAGAAACGAGCTCAAAAAAGAAGGATTGAGATTGAAGATAAGGCAATGATCGCCAGGACTggtgttaaatttaaattggctAGAGTTGTACTAAAAAGATTGTTGatataa